Genomic segment of Dromiciops gliroides isolate mDroGli1 chromosome 3, mDroGli1.pri, whole genome shotgun sequence:
aaaaagtactGTTTGTACacaattatttatagcagctctttttgtggtagcaacaATTGGGAAATAGAGGAAATGTCCATCAGCTGTGAAATAGCTGATCAAGTTATGGTACATAAATGGGATGAAATAGTAAATCTGAGAAGACTTGGCTTTCCACTTTGTATTGATGTAAACTGAAATGAACAGGTCCCAGAGAATacattgtaaaaataataatattataaagacaatcaACTCTGACAAACTTATGAATGCTGATCAAAACAAAGACTAAAcacaatttcaaaataaaattaatgaaacattCTAGCCAGTTTTATTAAAAGGAAGGATAGACTCAAAGTGAACATCAAAGCATGTATTATTTAATTgtacttccctttttctttttttctgtctttatggCCATGGCAAATGCAGGAATTTTGGtataactatacatattttaaaagggttttatatttcttgccttctcaaaggagaaaagaagagaaaggtgaagggaaagaatttcaagtggaaaataaaatttaattgatttttaacaaAAGGATTACTCTCCTATGTTTGTGGTGATAATAGTTTCATACTGAATTGTCATCATAAAACCTTTactaaaaataaattcacaatttttcttgttattcttcttcttgttggtagtagtgatggtggtggtggtgactatCACAGATCTTCAGAGTAAGAAAATCCTAGAAATTCATAGGCCTACTACTAAAAATAATTCAcgatacattaaaataaaaaaggattttcataagtacctactatgtgctagggactgTACTGGGTGCTAgggaacaaaaatgaaacagtcctgctcagagtttatatatatataaacataaaatagataaaaatacttttttgcgGAAAGGAAGTAGAATACCAAGCAGTCATTTTATTCATGAAATCAACAGCTATTTTAGAGACAAAGAAATTTTATATAACATCTATTTCAAATCCTTTTATTATATGCATAATGAACTTAAAACTTAGAGAAAAATGGCCTGCTCAAGGTGACATGAATAGTATGGGGCAAGACTGAGACCTGAATCCAGTTCCCCTGACTGCCAAGCCAAGGTTCTTCCTGGTACATACACAGTGCTGCCTATGAGAAAACCAAAAGCATAAAAGGACTTAGGGCTGAAAGAAACCTTGGTTCAACCAAAAAAGCCAGTAGCCAATAAGCATATTTAACCACACACTAGGTGCCAAGTATTATGCTCTCCTCTGGGAAGGcaatttcaaagaaagaaaacaatctctcctctcaaggaccttacattctaagggaAAACCAACAAGCACACACATAACTgcagatataaaagaaatataatgacaATAAATACATATCAGGTTTTTTAAATACAAGGCAGGTaaggagggaggacattccacTTGGGCATAACAGGAAAGGCTTCGTGAATAAGGTGGCATTTGAGGGGATTCTTGAAGAACAAAAGGGATCCTATAAGGTGAAGGTGAGAAAAGTAAGTATTCTAGACATGgggcaagatttggcaaatggATGAGTACatgaaggatgaaagaaggtattgaggataacaaagaaaaaaatgacaaacctatgagaagaaagggggagctttcaacaaaaatagaaaaatttggaagaggaaTTTGTTTGGCTGTTCACATTTGAGTGATATATGAAGAGACTGAAAACCAAAGAATTTTAGTCATTTGTCTCCAAGGTATACatagaagaaaagacaaaattcaTGCTTAGGTTATTATTTCATGCATATACCACCACACTATTATGTCTTAAAATTCTTTCAATTGTTCTCTGAAACATTTCTGTACCCCCCACCTTGTTCAAAACCATTGTCTTTGTTCAGAAGTATCATCTTTGCTCATTAGTGTGTTCAGCACTGTCAGCAGCCATCATTGCTTAGGTCACCTTTGCCTCTGAAACAACAAATGAGACACTCTGTCCCTGATCTCTTTGGTCTTGATCCCGTATATGATGGGGTTCATCACAGGAGGAGCCAGCATGCAGACATTAGCCATTAAAATGTGGACATGAGCTGGGATCTGTCTGCCAAACCTTTGGACCAGAACTGTGAAGATTCCTGGAATGTAGAAAAGGGAGATGACACAGATATGGGAGCCACAGGTATTGAGAGCCTTGCGACGAGTATCCTGAGAGGGGATGTGAAAGATGGCATGGAGAATCATACAGTAGGATGTAACAATGAGGATAATGTCTAGTACCACAGTTATCAAAAGGACAAATATACCATACCAGATATTCACTCGAATGCTGGCACAAGCATACTTGGCCAAACCAATGTGTTCACAATATGTGTGTGGGAGAAGATTATTTTTGCAGAAAGTTAGCCTCTTCAAAAGGAATATTATGGGGAATATGGTAGCAACACTTCTCAAGAAGACAGCCACACTGGTTTTTACAATCACTGAGGGGGTAAGGATTGTTGTGTACCTCAATGGGTAACAGATGGCAACATAGCGGTCAAATGCCATTACCAGAAGGATTCCTGATTCAGCAATGAAGGTGGAGTGGATAAAGAACAACTGAGTAATACACCCATATAGGGATATCTCACCAGAATTAAACCAAAAAATGGTCAGGGCTTTAGGAACTGTAATGGTGGAGAGGCCGATGTCAAGTCCAGCCAACAGGCATAAGAAGATATACATGGGTTCATGAAGGCTGTGATCAGTGACAACAATAAAGATGAGAAGGCTGTTACCAAGAAGGACAATAACATAGGAAGTAAAAAATGGGATTGAGATCCAGATGTGCTGATCCTCCAAGCCAGGAATGCCCAGAAGGTAGAAAAATGTGTGGCTTATGACAGTGCTGTTAGCGATGGCCATGTTCATGGCAGGGCACCCTGTCAAGATAGTAATATCTCCAATTAAAGGATGGCTTTAGTACTTctgatttatatatatgtatatgtacacacatatatataaatttatatacatatatacatatacatacatatacacacatatacatatataattttattcacacacacacacacacatatatatatatataattactctTTTTCTTTATCCAAGAACATggttcacttttattttatttgttgatgagaaattataaaacactttataaaccttaaagtgctatgtaaataccacttccttttattattattcttatcattAGCCTACAACCACTGGCCTCAAGATCTgatgatgacttcattccctgaggCTTCTACTGCACAGGTGCTgagctcaagaaatttttatgtaatacAGACACATAATGACTTTGTAACATGTACATgtaaatatgcatacacataggTATGTACCTATGTGTATGCACATTTACAATTAAATTTATCTTAATTATTAACCTTTCAaaattctagacaatcaacaaaacaatgattcaAACTTTAATTTATAGATTACTGATTTCAGAAGTATAACCACTCTGCTTGCAGGCTCAGAGCTGCTTTCAATACATTcccactttcagctctaaagtgATCCTTCTAATATTCCTTGAAACCTATATAGTTCTTTCAACACTGCCTCGGGATCTTATGGAAAGAAAGAGTACTTTGGAAAGAGCATGAGTTGTTGAGAAATTAGCAAATAAAGGTTTCAGCTGATCAAGAGCCAGAGCTTGCTGGTTTTGAGTAGCTGGAAACTGACCTGAAGAGGCTTCTGTTCAATAAAAAGAAGAGACTTGAGTAGATGATTATTAAGATCCTTTTCAAATCTGATACTTTATGACTCTAAGTAAAGCAACAGGATATTGCCATGGGGAGAACACTGGACGTGGATTCAGTattacctgagttgaaatctgacctcacactacttgtgttaccctgggcaagtcatttcatctgtcCCAATTTCTTCACaggtaaaaaggagataataattgatCCATAGAGAGGACAAAATGTGATaattttgtaaagttctttgcaaactttaaagtgttttatacatGTAAGCTTATTATTAGGTATAATCTAGAAGTagtagcagctagcatttatacagcaccttaaggtttgcaaaacactatacatatattatgtcatcTGATTCACAAAACCATCCTGTGAGGCAAATTctcttattgtccccatttttactcatgaggaaactgaggctgtaagagagagattaaattatttgtccagggtcacacagctaggaaatatctcaAGTAGGATTCCAACTCTGATCTCCCTGATTCAAAATTCAATACTCTAACCATTGCACTATTTACCTGCCAAGGTCAAGACTATGAGAAGATAAAACAACCAGCAGCCTATCCAAAGATTGCATGCATGCGAGGGTCATTCCTCTCAGTAgccagaaatatattttttctcagaaaatggaaattgagagACAGTATGGCTAACATGAGGATGAAACAGAGGTGAAAGTAGTCTGTTTCTTTTGACAAACTCTAAGGTAGGCACCTGTGGTTGATATAGCATACAGACTCAACATAGCCTGGGTCCTATGAGGTCTCAGATGGCAGGAAAGGAGACTTTCATTCAAAATTATGGACTTATGCGTTGATCACTTAAAAGGagccctggagaaagaaatgaagggcaAAGCTGTATGTGTCCTCAAAGACCCATGTTAATGAAGAGATTCTTTAAATTCTCCGGATGGTGGAAGCACCCAGGACCAGATAGAAAGAAGGATGCCTTTCTCTCTGAGGGCATTAGAGAAGGGCAGCCTTTTTATGctgacctcaaagaaaaaaatcctcattcTCTGCTGTGAGACTCCAGTGCATGGGTCTCTTGTTTCCTTTACTCACTATTACCAAAAGACATAGTAAGTCAGTGTATGTggcactagacttggaataagTATAAGAAgtaggttcaaatccggcttcataCAGTAACCAGCATTACAActatgtgcaagtcatttaatctctcttagcctcagtttctttatttgtacaaTAAAGGGGTTGTGCTCCATGGTTTTTATATTCCTTGCCAGCTCTAAAATGTATGATGATataacccaaaggaaaaaaaacaaccttgaagCCCAGAATTTCCTATTCCATCCTTATAATTTCACCTTGTTATTGATC
This window contains:
- the LOC122746633 gene encoding olfactory receptor 52B4-like isoform X1, producing MNMAIANSTVISHTFFYLLGIPGLEDQHIWISIPFFTSYVIVLLGNSLLIFIVVTDHSLHEPMYIFLCLLAGLDIGLSTITVPKALTIFWFNSGEISLYGCITQLFFIHSTFIAESGILLVMAFDRYVAICYPLRYTTILTPSVIVKTSVAVFLRSVATIFPIIFLLKRLTFCKNNLLPHTYCEHIGLAKYACASIRVNIWYGIFVLLITVVLDIILIVTSYCMILHAIFHIPSQDTRRKALNTCGSHICVISLFYIPGIFTVLVQRFGRQIPAHVHILMANVCMLAPPVMNPIIYGIKTKEIRDRVSHLLFQRQR